TGATCATTATGTGTGTTGTTTCTTCCTTGTTTATGTATCATCATAAGTTTTACTACTCTTCAAGTCGTTTTCTCCTATCTTAACGTTTGTTTGATGGGTTCTCTGTTTCTTCTGTAATATTTACTCTGAAAATGATAATATGatatcttcttccttttttttttttttttttttgtaaatctatatcttcttccttcttaaTTTGGTTTTTGTCGTAGTAtctcttcttgtttttcttACCGCGCCTTAGATGTGATCAGTTCCAGATATGGTTTGAATTATCTCTGGGTTTAATAACCGAaccaaatttttggtttttgattcagAATCAGATTCGGTTTTGTGCGcgaaaagctttttttttttttcggttcaGTTCAATAGCCGGTTAAGtcagttttcaaaataaatttgttttgccAAACTCTCGAACATAAATAACCAAGTAACGGAATTAAACAAATTGAACTGAAATTTTGTATTCAGTAACACCCCCAATAAGTTTTTAACAAGTTTAAACCGAAAGAAATCTAATAAAAATCAGAAATATTAAGTTCAATTCAGCAAAACTTTCAAAAACCAGAAATATAAGTCCTCGAATCCAACCGAACCGAATCTTTTTCGTTTTAATTTAGTAATCTTCAGACAGTTTTGGGGGTTATGTAACAAATGATAATAATATGCAGAAAAGCTCTGTTTTTCTACAAAGTTGACGAGTAGATTAAAagccctctctctctctctcaagcgTGTCTAAAGGGAATATCTGAGATGAAGATGGGTCCTGTTCAAACTCCATCGCTCATAGCATACAACAAGATGCTCAAATCTTTAGCCGACACTAAAACCTTCACCAAAGTCTTGGCTCTGTTCTCTGAACTGCGACGAAACGCCTTGTTTCCTGATAATTTCACTTTACCCATCGTTCTCAAATCAATCGGACGCTTGAGGAACGTTTTAGAAGGCGAGAAACTCCATGGCTACGCTGTGAAATCTGGGCTTAAGTTCGATCCCTACGTGTGTAATTCACTCATGGGAATGTATGCTGCGTTGGGGAAGATGGAGATCACTCATAaggtgttcgacgaaatgcctGAACGAGATGTTGTTTCTTGGAACGGGTTGATTTCCAGCTACGTTGGGCACGGGAGGTTTGATGATGCCGTTGCTGTTTTTAAGCGGATGAGTAAAGAGAGCAGCCTGAAGCCTGATGAGAGTACCATCGTGAGCACTCTCTCGGCTTGTTCCGCTTTGAAGAATTTGGAAGTTGGTGAAGGGATTCACAGGTATGTTGTTGGCACAGAACTTGAAACGAGTGTTAAGATTGGGAATGCGTTGGTGAATATGTACTGTAAATGCGGATGTCTCGATAAGGCTAGAGCTGTTTTCGATTCGATGAGAGGGAAAAATGTCAAGTGTTGGACTAGTATGGTCTCTGGGTATGTTAGTAAGGGCAGGATCGATGAGGGTAGAGAGCTGTTTGAGAGAAGTCCTGCGAAAGATGTTGTTCTGTGGACAGCTATGATGAATGGGTATGTTCAGTTTAACCGGTTTGACGAAGCACTCGAGCTGTTCAGGTGCATGCAAAGCCAAGGTGTTAGCCCTGATAACTTCGTGCTCGTCTCTCTCTTGAAAGGCTGTGCGCAGACGGGAGCTCTAGAGCAAGGGAAGTGGATCCATGGTTACATATGTGAGAACAGAGTTAGAGTAGA
The window above is part of the Brassica napus cultivar Da-Ae chromosome C8, Da-Ae, whole genome shotgun sequence genome. Proteins encoded here:
- the LOC106412343 gene encoding pentatricopeptide repeat-containing protein At1g31430 — encoded protein: MKMGPVQTPSLIAYNKMLKSLADTKTFTKVLALFSELRRNALFPDNFTLPIVLKSIGRLRNVLEGEKLHGYAVKSGLKFDPYVCNSLMGMYAALGKMEITHKVFDEMPERDVVSWNGLISSYVGHGRFDDAVAVFKRMSKESSLKPDESTIVSTLSACSALKNLEVGEGIHRYVVGTELETSVKIGNALVNMYCKCGCLDKARAVFDSMRGKNVKCWTSMVSGYVSKGRIDEGRELFERSPAKDVVLWTAMMNGYVQFNRFDEALELFRCMQSQGVSPDNFVLVSLLKGCAQTGALEQGKWIHGYICENRVRVDEVVGTALVDMYAKCGCIETALEVFYKTKERDAASWTSLIYGLAMNGMSRRAMDLYYEMENVGVRLDDITFVAVLTACNHGGFVAEGRRVFYSMIQPKTEHYSCMIDLLCRAGCLDEAEELIDKMRNESDETLVPVYCSLLSAARNYGNLEVAERVAEKLKEVEVSDSSAHTLLASVYASANRWQDVTNVRRRMKDLGIRKFPGCSSVEIDGVPHEFIVGDTSSSSSSSSSHPKMDEINTMLASNYKLDVEFGT